Genomic DNA from Theobroma cacao cultivar B97-61/B2 chromosome 3, Criollo_cocoa_genome_V2, whole genome shotgun sequence:
GCATTGGGATAATTGTTTTCCTTGGAAGCTTCCTCATGACTGAGCTGAGAGGCAACAAATTTGTCAAGAACTCGCCAATCTGTCACTTGATCCACTGCTTGTTCACTGTTGTTATAAAGCGAGTTCAGATTTTGCTGATGCCCTGGCTGCATGTGCTCTTCTTGTGTGAGGGTTGAGGACTGCAAAGTGCTTCCATTGTTCCTGTCATAACCGTAAGGAACAACTGAGTTGCAGCTTACACTTGCAGCAGATTGTGGAACTTTGGGACTTTCCAACTGAGGGAGCTGAAGGAAAGGGTCATGAGGCAGATTGTATTGCAACTCAAGCTCTTGCTTGCAGGGATAATGGTGATGGTATGATGCATAAGGCTGAGGAATTCGCCTTGGGGAATCAAGATCCTGCATAAATGAGACCTGGTCATCGTACCAACACGGAGAATCATATTCACCAACTTTTCGTACTGTTGTCATTCGCTTCTTGAACACCCTACAAACCACCCATCCTTCTTCCTGTGGAATAACAAAGACATCAAATTAGTCATAACTATGAAAATTTCACTGAGATCGCTTGCCTGCATGCATGCTTGTACATATCTGTATGAAAATGTACACTAATGGAAGTGCACCAAATGTTTGCAAACttggaaaaagattaaaaaagatatatgCCTTTGAGCATTACTTGCGAAAAAAGTTAGATGTTTATAATGATAAAATCGAATTTAGAATATCTCATGGAAAAGCCAGGTATCACAAgcatgtgtgtgtgttttttttttttacagaaTACTTGCTTTGCTTAGAATCTTTAACATGATATATAGAAAACCATATTCAGGGCAAGTATTCGGGCTGTTGAGAGGcagttttttatttatttattttataatttgggAAGGCAAAGGCTAAAGCCAATGTTAGGATGAAAGGCAGACGTTCCTGATAAAAGTGAATTGTGTCTTACATATACTACAAAATCATATCTTCAAATCTAATTAGTTTGTTGCTGAGATAGCATAACTCCGATTTTGCTGAAAACCATTTCACTGTTATGTCTCaattaatgataaaataaacaaaaatctttttttttttacagaaATAAAACAGTAAATACTTGCCTGAGGAGTtccattttcatttgtttctAGTCGATACTCATGCATGATCCAATCTGATTTTTGTCCATTCGGGGCTCGTCCTTTGTAAAAGACTAGGGTTTTTCTCATGCCAATAAGGCTATGCCTGGAGTAAATAGCCTTGTCTCTTCCGGTAGCTTTCCAAAACCCTGCTTTTGTTGCTCTATTAGTGCGAGTACCTGTTGGATACTTCTTATCTTTGTGGCTAAAGAAGTACCATTCATTCTGCTCTTCAGTTCCTATTCTACACAATTCTATTCAAACGAACACGAATAATCAACATCAGTGgctaatcaaataattagTCAGTGCAAAAGaagttttttttgttcttttacaTGCATTTACCAgaaataaagagagaaaatggaaaTATTTCTACCTTGCAGATCCCACGGTTCAATTTTATAAAGATCGACATCTTTGATGACATCCAGATCTATCCTTTTTGAAGCAACCTTTTTCCTGAGGTAGTAATCTACAAGTTCTTCATCTGTGGGATGGAACCTAAAGCCTGGGGGAACGTGTGTAAAGGTATTCATATTCTTCCAAAGAAACACTCAAAACCTGCATCAATGTGCCAGACTATCAGCAATATGTTTAGAAgcatgaaaagataaaaaaatttctttttctttacaatAAACAGTAATATAAAGAGTAAATCAAAGTTATGAATCATGGGAGAATTATTATCATGTAAGTGAATGATACAATTCAATACTAAatagtaaattattaagaaacACACAGCATTGATTTGGTGTCAATATATGGatctaaaagaaatttaattggGGAGTCCCTTAATATTCAGGATACTTCTTCTGACTAATTTGGGTTTAAACAAAAGTTATTAATATATACAGACAAACTAACATTATTGTTGCATGTTTAGAGCACCTGGCCAACGATTTAAGGGAAggttaaatgtctttacattGGAAGCAAATAAAGTACCGTTAATCATTATCTCAAGTAAACAACGGTTACTACTTTTGGTTTCCTTGGCATGAAAATGTTATCCAACATTGTTATGAAGCAAACAATCATCCAGAATTCTATCTTTTATTGCAGTATGTAGTACTGATCATACATTAAAAAACACCATATGCTGATCTATGCATAAAATACACTATTATATTTGCCTCATGATAAATGTTAGGTCAACCAAAAATAGTCTATATTTATCAATTCCAAGGAAAAAGAATGAtgcaaaaaatattatttggatAATGTCTAATTCAAGACAAGAGTTTAGTCACTAAAttacaagaaaaaaacaaaaaattattatatctAATAATGATTAAGTTGGATGTACTTCTAAGACAAGTTTTCTCAGATGGAACAAGCTATCATTTCTTATACTTAACCTTTCTATTGCACAATATCATAGTAAGTTTTAGCTGCATATCGAAAAGTAGGCTGCAAAATTCTCATGCTGCTCCCTACCGCTACACCATAAAAAGCATCCCATATGCATACATTGACTAAAACCCAGGCTTTTATCTTACTGTATTACATGGAGATAGATCGAGTCTAGGATATAAAGAGTCTCTAGAATAATATAACAAAGCATGcttttaattcattaatcCAGTCTCTTCTCCGTTCTCCTCTAAAAATTAGGGTAAATTAGCTCCAGATTTAAAacttgtaatttaattttggatACTGTATAAACGAGAATATAGGACTTACATTGCTTAATGTGAAAGTTGTAAAGAATTGATACAAGTAATATGTGATATTTGATCTGGTAGAAACCCCAGAAAAGTATAGAAACAAGGGATAAAACTGTTGAcaaattgagaaaaataaatctaaacaCTTCATACTCATAAAAAATATGGCTATTTGTTCATGAGTTTTAACTAAGACACTAAAGTAATTAAAATGTGCAAGATAAAACTAAAGTTTTCTTGTTTCAGCTTATATGTTACATGAATGAAGAGTAGATAAACAATAAACTGTTTCTCCACTCATAAAAGTAAATAGTAGATGGGTATAGGGAATCAAATTTTAGAATCTTTAGTAATTGTTTAAGATTTGACAAGAATATTGTCGTACAACATACAAATATAAGATGATATTATATGAAATCTCCAAAGTTGATTTCAAAGAATGATATGAAtacgaagaagaagaagaaaatgctaGTAGAACAAAGAACAATGATGCATAAAACTTTTAATGATTCTTCTGTTTTTCTATTATAATTTGGAATAGACAATTCCATGTCCCCCATAACACTAGAAAATGTTTTTGGAGCTAGCATGTAAGTCATATCAAGTGAGATCTAAACTCAGCCATCTCAAAACTATAAAAAGTTAAACATGTGATATAGAAAACGAGAATCCTCTAGTTGTGATCTCtcagaagaaaagaagagcaaCATTTCTCAATGGCAAattaaggaaagaaaagaagattaaaaatGTAGCTAGAGAACTCGAAAAACCTAGGACatataatgaagaaaaaacgAAGACCTTAGCCCCTTGCATAAAAATATCACcacataataaaaacaaaccaAATAAAGAAGAACATACTTGGGATCCATGAagcaagtatatatatatatatacatgggAACTAATACATCCAGATCAAACTGAAGCCATGTTGAGCTAAAAAGCAATCTTGAAGAACTGATCCAATAGTGAAAGACATGATCATATCTTATATAGTTTCATTATTTCATTAACTTAGCGTATGTCAAAAGCATCCTCCACTTCGTCTTTTCTAACCTTAGGAAATGATCACACAAAACACattcaaaaaaagaataaactaaacaaggaaaaaggaaaaggaaacaacaaagcaagaaggagaagaagcagAAAGAACGAAAGAAGGAAAGAGGAATAGAGAAGCTCACGATAACGGAACCTTGATAATTGTCTAGAGCCCCACCCTATCCAACTCAAACTGGTTAATCCTCAGATCTGATTGAAAACCAGCCTCGTGTGTGCGCCAAATCAACTTAAGGCTAGGAAACTTTAATCTAACTTTTTTGTTCACTCTCTTTTAACCTTTACAAGGTCACTAGGAACCAGACAAAAAAACACAGAAAGAAAGGCAAGAGTTGCGACAGacgaaacaaaagaaagaaagcaagaaaGGTGGATGTAATGAAAAGTTATAACCCTCGGGAATTGAACTGATACCCCCCGACCCCTAACACTTTGAAAGTCTCAAGAACTTGTCCACTAGTTGTCGGAAGGGGAAGAGGGAGATCAGATCCCAAGGAAGGGAAGGGAAGGGAAGGGGAAAGGAAAGGGTGAGGAATgggaaaagagagaagagatAGGGTTAAATAAGaagctaagagaaatgaaaatgagtaGTGCCAAGAAACACACACATGCCCTAATAATCTATCCCTCTCAAatattctctttctctctctctctgtctgtctaccccctttttttttaataatctGTTCAGTGGAAGCTTGATTGCTGGAAAAGCCTTGCGCGAAAAAGGGAGGTGGATAATGGTTTCAAGGAAGATTGAGAGCGAGTGTTCTTGAGAGAGATATGTATGTAATAGTATTACaattacaaaaaagaaagagagagaggcGGCAACCTCCAATGCCACCCACCAGCTACTGATAAAGACCAGAAGAGTGTTTAATttgctcctttttttttcagagAAAGAGAAGATGTCAACAGATGATCCGACGGCAAAGATTTATTGGGCAGCTCTAAAGGCCTTCGAggaagccaaaaaaaaaaaaaaggggttgctttcattttctcttttattagAGACATGATCTTGAGCCCTCtatattctttcttcttcttcttcttcttttaatatatatttataattttaaagggattaagaaagaaagatagaaaaagAGATTTGCATTGATGAATGAGAGGTAcaaaaatattgatgatatttttggTGGTGGAGAGCTAAGGTGGTACGTAGTAATCCCGCCAAAAGGTACACAAACCTTCCATCTCTCACTCTattacttctttctttctagCTTTTTTAATCTACTATTGTAagagaaattttcttttcttttctttttgtccaCCGCGTGATGTACACCATCAGATTCATAATAATAGCAGGAATATTACCCTTCCTTCAAGAATATCTACATGGTCAATGTTAACGAGTGCATATGGATAAGGGTTTTCACTTTTCAGCCTTttatctcttctctttttattgcTTATCTATCTCCTCTCATTTTTGGATTGTTTAGATTTAAAATCAGCATTTAATTAGATCATAAATTgtcaagaaaatcaaaacatcATAGTATACTGTAAAGGTCTTATATTGGAATTATGTAAATAGGAAACGAGAGAAAGTTATCTTCATATTGTACGTTGAAGTATTTTTACATGTACCAAGAAAAAACAAGCTTATTccaataaatttattatcataaacaCAATTAAGAGGATAATACTTTGATAGCTTTTATTTGTTCAtgtcacattttttttttgtcaagttATTACAGTTTTTGCATTTCAAatgtgaaaaatatatttactcCATCCCTTACTTTAATTCACCATAATATCTTGAATTTATTATGCGCGTTTGTAAAAATGTTCCCTctctttcattattttttattaatttttttattaaacgaattcaattttaaccattagttttaataaaatcataaaattataaaatttataattttgaatttaaagcttttcgaaacttattttttaaaaattttcaaaaataaaatcaaaagttgAATCTATTTAAcgaaaataatcaaataaagacaaatATAGAGGAATGCATTTGTCAGTCTAAATTCAACTTTCCTATAAGGCCGGGGAATGTATCGAGAAAACCAAGAAACATGTAGCAAAGCAACCTCCATGGTTTtctctttatatataaaatccaAATTCCAAAACGACCAAAAGCTCAAAACGAAACattaaaaaactgaaaaagtGCAAATATTCTAATGGCATGAAAATAATACAGCTGAGAAAAGCCTTTTTAAGGTTGGGTAAATAAAATAGTCTCAAAAAGCCCCTCACCAGCAATTGCACGCGATGCGAGCCTCCCCAGTTGGTTGGTCTGcgctttttttattctatataTCTACcaatctttaattaattttatctcTTGTAAGTTTTACCAAGTTTCACGAGCTGACCCCACGAACCGACCCGATACGTGTCAGATAGTGACACTTCTCCAAATTATGCATTTATAATAATATCggaatttcttttatttctctcgGCTAAGCCCCCAAGTCAAAGCCACATAAGCCGAGATGAAAGTACAAGAcaaggatatatatatatatattattgcaTACAGTATTGATGAAATAAATGTAAACTACAAAAAATTTACTGCCGTAAAGTTTCTACATTTTGTATTCTTACTACTtgcttatttaaattaaatatattattctttaattttcatttggtatatatatttttttcattagatTTTATCAGTAACTTGTAGGGGTAATTAATTCCTATgtaacaaagaaaattagctcATTTTGtagtatatttttaattttttatgggATAGTGGAGAGTGGTGCCCCACAGAACAGAACAATATGTCGGGGCTCAGGGACGTGGCGGCTAATGGTCCGGCGTGAACTAGCCCACGATCATTAGGCCCACAGTTACGGGTTGCCGGGTTGCAGGCTGGCTCTTCAAGTGGGCCCCACCCAGTTATCCCAATATGGGGCCCACATTTCTGTggacctctctctctctcttttgtttttgtttttgttttttttttttctttttggtggCTATTTTCGCTCTTCGGTAAGTTTGTTTTGTTTACACAGTGCTTGTGCTTGACGATGAGTAAAAAAGgcaaatgtatattttttttatatataaatgtgtgGTTTTTCCATCGTCTCGGGCATCGCCTAGGGTTGAGGATTGCATTAAAATTTAGCAATACTTTGTGTGtattttttgctttgtttgttttgttggGACGAAGTATAGAAGTGAAGCAAAAGTCTCTAACGTTATCCAAGTGTCATCTTGACCCCGCATTGCTTGCTTGGCGTTGGGCTATTCGACCCTAAAAGGTCTAGACGGACTTCATCAtttctaattattttctttactttatttattattaggTTACAAATATTGGACTACGCTATGTGAAAATTGCTACTACTACTACTTACTTTGTTCAAATGATGAATttcatttgaataattttggggttttattatataaagttTAGGGTTTCAAATTATATTCGATCAATTTGTTTTACTAGAAAATTATCTCTTAATTGAcaacaagtaagaaaaagagaagaacgcAAGGGATGTGATTGGATGGAATGGGCTTTTCCAAGAGTGGATtgaaaaaatgttattttagTATAAACTTATTGGTGGGAAGTTTGATCATCACAAAAGCAAACAAGGGTGGACCAAGAACTggccaaataaaaaaattgtgttCTCAAGCCTGCCCCATTTGGTTCAACATATGACATTTCGAATGCACAAGAATACTAACAACTTGTTCATtatttaatgaaaagaaatgggTTTGGCTAGGCCAGATTATGGATCAGAAAATGTTAGCAACGACACGTTCGTATTCTTTTCTACATTGTTGTGTTGCAGATAGGAAATCAACAAttaattttggtttttgtttttgttgcaTTGCAAATAAATGAAATGCTAAGGTTTTCTTTATGAGGAAAAGGTTAGTCACAGCAAAGTGGGGTGAGCTGAATCCCAACCAGAGGTGGGGTCTCTATTAATCATTGCTGATGCAAACCCATTATTGTTTTGGTTCCCCACGTTTAACCCTGCGAATGGGCAACTCCTTAAAAAAGGCCTTAttaaatttggggaaaaaggTTTCCATGTCCCTTCTCCATTGTCCTTAACTGT
This window encodes:
- the LOC18606319 gene encoding NAC domain-containing protein 7 translates to MNTFTHVPPGFRFHPTDEELVDYYLRKKVASKRIDLDVIKDVDLYKIEPWDLQELCRIGTEEQNEWYFFSHKDKKYPTGTRTNRATKAGFWKATGRDKAIYSRHSLIGMRKTLVFYKGRAPNGQKSDWIMHEYRLETNENGTPQEEGWVVCRVFKKRMTTVRKVGEYDSPCWYDDQVSFMQDLDSPRRIPQPYASYHHHYPCKQELELQYNLPHDPFLQLPQLESPKVPQSAASVSCNSVVPYGYDRNNGSTLQSSTLTQEEHMQPGHQQNLNSLYNNSEQAVDQVTDWRVLDKFVASQLSHEEASKENNYPNAATSLQVAEQMNLLASESKRPEIAHQEYASTSTSSCQIDLWK